One window from the genome of Candidatus Kryptoniota bacterium encodes:
- a CDS encoding methyl-accepting chemotaxis protein, which yields MTGRIRSFIIRHSFQLGVVILLAFLFLEVSGFLRLNNSGGQLGTVALQNARTLTGIGLVGSILTVFLMLVVERLTVYAPMDILSGKVKVMAENDFASLSRALTEMGRGNLTLGIKLESNKIAMSVDGRIGAMVQGLNAIIHSLDEASKEFNSATDKPCQRLFYVGADSYLEGRACGEAMGKALQGRGRVLVLVEKLDIIGHELRRKGFTTILREQFPSIAIIDTLETNKNFDITYDRMKSLIRKYPDLSGIYVTYGDSAVAKAVADTGNAGRIRIVCHDLADSTIESIRDGIITATLSQDAFAQGHDPVIHLFNNIVAGWQPSQSRLYTSMELVTKENYSQFWQEGRGVIESAVSAARRPKPLKKSERLVRVAILGREDDKFWTAFKKGVDAAGAELKKFNGTVDWIITKGSHVNGVINVSAELYGPTIQKCVEQNYDAISTGIFDRNLVPYINRAVEKGVVVATFNSEPISLRGMFTTLINRARNLLDLSHDLADSAHKSVEASVYNSNVIKQMATSLNDEASSVNTASTNMEQIAAAIETIARDSHEQKAAVEKVAASAFEISQTANSANTSANAVVAASSEAIKTAKEGADTVMQNLEQMKRIDETVREFASKIESMAKQSEQIEEIIENIEEIAEQTNLLALNAAIEAARAGEHGRGFAVVADEVRGLAERSAAATKQTSGLINKVQSDISDASKSIKLIVDKVNEGTVLANKSGEAIGKLMNSSENMNKRIAEMADANNSVARIMSRLLESIQKISAVVDQNMSSTEELSASVSHTVAMINNVAVITEQNASTINDISEKTDRATHEAEEVGRVASGLAHMADELQATTAQFKTESDGTRKN from the coding sequence ATGACTGGCCGTATCAGAAGTTTTATCATAAGGCATTCGTTCCAGTTAGGAGTGGTGATCCTTCTAGCTTTCCTGTTCCTCGAAGTTTCAGGTTTCCTGCGGCTCAATAATTCAGGTGGGCAGTTGGGTACCGTTGCGCTGCAGAATGCGAGGACACTCACGGGAATAGGATTAGTCGGGAGCATTCTCACTGTCTTTCTCATGCTCGTCGTCGAAAGACTCACCGTCTACGCGCCTATGGACATACTTTCAGGTAAAGTGAAAGTGATGGCAGAGAACGACTTCGCATCGCTTTCACGCGCCTTAACCGAGATGGGGCGCGGAAATCTGACACTGGGGATCAAGCTTGAAAGCAATAAGATTGCGATGTCCGTCGACGGCAGGATTGGCGCAATGGTGCAAGGCCTGAACGCAATTATTCATAGTCTTGATGAAGCCAGCAAGGAATTCAATTCAGCGACCGACAAGCCATGCCAGAGATTGTTTTACGTCGGCGCGGACTCGTACTTGGAAGGACGGGCCTGCGGCGAAGCGATGGGAAAAGCTCTTCAGGGAAGAGGACGGGTGCTGGTACTTGTCGAGAAACTTGACATTATCGGTCATGAGCTAAGGCGAAAAGGATTCACAACGATACTCAGGGAGCAGTTTCCTTCAATCGCTATCATCGACACATTGGAGACTAACAAGAACTTTGATATCACATACGATCGCATGAAGAGTCTTATCAGGAAATATCCTGATCTCAGCGGCATTTATGTCACGTATGGTGATAGTGCAGTGGCGAAGGCAGTTGCGGACACCGGTAACGCAGGAAGGATCAGGATCGTGTGCCACGATCTTGCCGACTCCACGATAGAGAGCATAAGGGACGGAATCATAACAGCAACTTTGTCTCAGGATGCATTCGCGCAAGGACACGATCCCGTTATTCATCTTTTTAACAATATCGTCGCAGGGTGGCAGCCGAGCCAGTCGAGACTATACACCAGCATGGAGCTTGTGACGAAAGAAAATTATTCTCAATTCTGGCAGGAGGGGCGGGGGGTGATCGAATCCGCCGTATCGGCCGCGAGACGCCCGAAGCCGTTGAAGAAGTCTGAGCGCCTGGTAAGAGTCGCAATTCTCGGACGGGAAGACGACAAGTTCTGGACAGCTTTCAAGAAAGGTGTCGACGCTGCAGGCGCTGAGCTCAAGAAATTCAACGGGACGGTCGACTGGATAATCACGAAGGGGTCACACGTCAATGGCGTGATAAATGTGAGCGCAGAGCTTTACGGTCCTACGATCCAGAAGTGCGTCGAGCAAAACTACGACGCGATCAGCACGGGAATCTTCGACAGGAATCTTGTTCCATATATCAACCGCGCAGTTGAGAAAGGTGTCGTTGTCGCGACATTCAACAGCGAACCGATCAGCCTGCGTGGAATGTTCACGACACTCATTAATAGAGCGAGAAACCTCCTCGACCTGAGTCACGACCTTGCAGACAGCGCGCACAAGTCGGTCGAAGCATCTGTTTACAATTCAAATGTCATTAAACAGATGGCGACAAGCCTCAACGATGAGGCGTCGTCCGTGAACACTGCCAGCACGAACATGGAGCAAATCGCCGCTGCCATTGAGACGATAGCGCGGGATTCTCATGAGCAGAAAGCAGCCGTTGAGAAAGTGGCAGCATCGGCTTTTGAAATCTCTCAGACGGCAAATTCCGCCAACACGAGCGCCAACGCCGTGGTCGCGGCTTCTTCCGAAGCCATCAAGACCGCAAAGGAAGGTGCGGACACTGTAATGCAGAACCTGGAGCAGATGAAACGGATCGACGAGACCGTCCGTGAGTTTGCCTCGAAGATCGAGAGCATGGCCAAACAATCCGAGCAAATCGAGGAAATCATAGAGAACATTGAAGAGATTGCCGAGCAGACAAATCTCCTCGCCTTGAACGCGGCCATCGAGGCTGCGCGAGCAGGTGAGCACGGCAGAGGCTTCGCGGTAGTTGCTGATGAAGTCAGGGGACTCGCAGAACGCTCAGCAGCCGCGACGAAACAGACCTCGGGACTCATAAACAAAGTGCAGAGCGATATTTCGGACGCCAGCAAATCGATCAAGCTTATAGTAGATAAGGTCAACGAGGGTACGGTCCTCGCGAATAAGTCGGGCGAGGCAATTGGAAAATTGATGAACTCATCCGAAAACATGAATAAGCGAATAGCGGAGATGGCCGACGCTAATAATTCGGTAGCACGTATCATGTCCCGTCTGCTGGAATCGATTCAGAAGATCTCGGCGGTTGTCGATCAGAACATGAGTTCTACTGAGGAGCTCAGCGCGAGTGTGAGCCACACGGTTGCGATGATAAATAATGTCGCAGTCATAACGGAGCAGAACGCTTCGACTATAAACGATATTTCGGAGAAAACCGACCGGGCGACGCACGAAGCCGAGGAAGTGGGAAGGGTCGCTTCCGGACTCGCCCATATGGCCGATGAGCTCCAGGCCACTACTGCCCAGTTCAAAACCGAATCGGACGGCACCCGCAAGAACTAG
- a CDS encoding DUF72 domain-containing protein: MKKEDHSVFELSKKTLNRLRIGTCSWNYPEWEEIGIYSQQQKRHYEYLPEYSQHFNTAEVDQWFWSLDSPDSVRLPRKDDVEAYNDLTPDDFKFTVKAPNAVTLTHFYKQADKRYAEKPNPHFLSEKVMDAFLKALSPLKKKIGVIMFEFEYLNREKMPSMSAFFDHVGPFLDKLPDQFNYGIETRNPNYLKNEYFEFLKSHHTGHVFADGYYMPPVAAVFEEHGKSSLPTKTVVIRLLGADRQGIEKKTRKRWTRIVDPRDKTLKEISEFVARLIPEKFDVYANFNNHLEGSAPLSISKFVSWMKKLDF; encoded by the coding sequence ATGAAGAAAGAAGATCATTCCGTTTTTGAACTCTCGAAAAAGACTTTGAACCGACTGCGGATCGGCACATGCAGCTGGAATTACCCTGAATGGGAAGAAATTGGAATATATTCTCAACAGCAGAAGAGGCACTACGAATATCTGCCCGAATATTCCCAACACTTCAACACAGCCGAAGTAGACCAATGGTTTTGGAGTCTCGACTCACCGGATTCCGTCAGGCTTCCGAGAAAGGACGACGTGGAAGCATATAACGATCTGACGCCGGACGATTTCAAGTTCACTGTCAAGGCGCCGAACGCGGTCACGCTCACTCATTTCTACAAACAGGCCGACAAAAGATATGCGGAGAAACCCAACCCGCATTTCCTCAGCGAAAAAGTGATGGATGCTTTTCTAAAGGCGCTAAGTCCGCTGAAGAAGAAAATCGGGGTGATAATGTTCGAGTTCGAATACCTGAATCGAGAGAAGATGCCATCCATGTCGGCATTCTTCGACCATGTGGGACCTTTCCTCGACAAATTGCCGGATCAATTCAATTACGGCATCGAGACAAGGAATCCGAATTATCTAAAGAATGAATATTTCGAATTTCTAAAATCACATCACACGGGACACGTGTTCGCGGACGGGTACTACATGCCTCCGGTTGCGGCGGTGTTCGAGGAGCATGGCAAGTCGTCGCTCCCGACCAAAACCGTGGTGATCAGACTTCTGGGTGCCGATCGTCAGGGCATCGAGAAAAAGACAAGGAAGAGATGGACGAGGATAGTCGATCCAAGGGATAAGACACTCAAAGAGATTTCAGAATTTGTCGCGAGATTGATACCGGAGAAGTTCGATGTGTACGCCAACTTCAACAATCATCTTGAAGGCTCAGCTCCGCTCTCGATCTCGAAATTCGTCAGCTGGATGAAGAAGTTGGATTTTTAA
- a CDS encoding NAD(P)/FAD-dependent oxidoreductase, whose protein sequence is MGSGKVDRRDFLKYVIGGASLMALDWSSLPRATGAFLKEDEYDAIIIGSGLGGLSCGAAFARQGYKVLVVEQHDRPGGYATTFQRPGGFTFDVSLHSTSVGERNGVYNLISGFPEITDVEFVQHPNLYRVIFPEHDIRVPQKDIEAYIKMLQNYYPQEKDGIRELFKDMEGLTNDIVKLSNAHGQIDMSRFPTDFPYLFAFYNKTWKNMVDARLKDEKLKAIVSAQWGYYGLPPSKLVSFYYALPAIGYLTQGGYYPIGRSQKISDALARYIDAHGGKVMLSTRIENIVLKDHAACGVTAQTGEKFMSKVVVSNASPYETFRKMMNEEVYLKEYLEKLDKYSVSLSSFQIFLGLKDDVVGRSGVKDSEIFFNPSYDIEGDYLSAVNCNMDNPGFAVSLYDNIYKGYSPEGKNTLNILTIEGYEHWKPYESDYFNGNKTEYRKEKERIADILIEKAEKTLLPGLSAAIEVKEIGTPLTNVRYTRNYRGAIYGWDQTVDNSGNNRLPHDTPIKNLFLAGAWTRPGHGYGSVISSGLECFSQIVKGW, encoded by the coding sequence GTGGGAAGTGGCAAAGTCGATCGCAGAGATTTCCTGAAATATGTTATCGGGGGCGCGTCCCTCATGGCGCTCGATTGGAGTTCTCTCCCCAGGGCCACGGGAGCATTCCTGAAGGAAGACGAGTATGACGCGATAATCATCGGGTCAGGACTCGGGGGACTCAGCTGTGGCGCCGCATTCGCGAGACAGGGATATAAAGTGCTCGTTGTTGAACAGCATGATCGTCCAGGCGGCTACGCGACAACATTCCAGCGCCCTGGCGGATTTACATTCGACGTTTCTCTACATTCGACGAGCGTCGGTGAAAGAAATGGAGTGTACAATCTCATTTCGGGATTTCCAGAAATCACTGATGTGGAATTCGTCCAGCATCCTAATCTGTACAGGGTGATCTTCCCGGAACACGATATCAGAGTCCCGCAAAAAGACATCGAAGCCTATATCAAGATGCTCCAGAATTATTACCCGCAGGAAAAAGACGGGATCAGGGAATTGTTCAAAGACATGGAGGGTTTGACTAACGATATCGTGAAGCTTTCTAATGCGCACGGCCAAATCGACATGAGTAGATTCCCGACCGATTTTCCGTACCTCTTCGCGTTCTACAATAAGACCTGGAAGAATATGGTCGACGCGAGGTTGAAAGATGAAAAACTGAAAGCGATTGTGTCCGCGCAATGGGGATATTATGGACTCCCCCCGTCGAAGCTCGTGAGTTTTTACTACGCTCTCCCTGCGATCGGTTATTTGACACAGGGCGGCTATTATCCGATTGGAAGGTCTCAGAAAATCAGCGACGCTCTCGCTCGTTACATCGATGCTCACGGCGGAAAGGTAATGCTGAGTACGCGCATCGAGAATATCGTCCTGAAGGATCATGCGGCATGCGGAGTTACGGCTCAGACCGGCGAGAAATTCATGTCAAAGGTTGTTGTCTCAAATGCAAGCCCGTATGAAACGTTCAGAAAAATGATGAATGAAGAGGTGTATCTCAAAGAATATTTGGAGAAACTCGATAAGTATAGCGTCAGTCTCTCGAGCTTTCAAATCTTTCTCGGACTCAAAGATGATGTTGTCGGTAGGTCGGGCGTGAAAGATTCGGAAATATTCTTCAACCCATCGTACGACATCGAAGGAGATTATCTGTCGGCTGTCAACTGCAACATGGATAATCCCGGTTTCGCGGTTTCTCTTTATGACAACATTTACAAAGGCTATTCACCTGAGGGGAAAAATACTCTGAACATCCTGACAATCGAGGGATACGAGCACTGGAAACCGTACGAATCGGATTATTTCAACGGTAATAAAACTGAGTACCGGAAAGAAAAAGAGAGAATTGCTGACATCCTGATTGAGAAGGCAGAAAAGACATTGCTTCCCGGTTTATCTGCCGCGATCGAGGTGAAAGAAATCGGAACGCCGCTGACGAATGTGCGCTATACGAGGAATTATCGCGGAGCAATTTATGGGTGGGACCAGACGGTAGATAACTCCGGGAACAACAGGCTGCCGCACGACACACCAATCAAAAATCTCTTTCTCGCGGGTGCCTGGACTCGTCCCGGCCATGGATATGGAAGTGTAATCTCCAGCGGCCTCGAATGCTTTTCTCAAATTGTAAAAGGCTGGTGA
- a CDS encoding YhcH/YjgK/YiaL family protein, with translation MIMDSLKCCERYFCINEDLRTALEYLRRTDFSKVQDGNYEIRGKDIYAVVGRYSSKPRGKSLWESHRKFTDVHYVASGIEKIGSAPAERLTIAEEYNEEKDIVTLKGDGDFLMLKEGTFAVFHPGECHMPGIALDSPREVVKVVVKVRVP, from the coding sequence ATGATTATGGATAGTCTGAAATGCTGTGAGAGATACTTTTGCATCAATGAGGACCTGAGGACCGCTCTCGAATATTTGAGGAGAACTGATTTCTCTAAAGTTCAGGATGGGAACTATGAAATTCGAGGGAAGGACATATATGCCGTCGTGGGTCGGTATTCGAGTAAACCGCGCGGCAAAAGTCTCTGGGAATCACATCGCAAATTTACGGACGTGCACTATGTGGCGAGCGGTATAGAAAAGATCGGGTCGGCACCGGCGGAAAGACTTACCATCGCGGAAGAATATAACGAAGAAAAAGACATCGTCACTTTGAAAGGTGACGGAGATTTCTTGATGCTCAAGGAAGGAACATTTGCGGTGTTCCATCCAGGTGAATGCCACATGCCGGGAATTGCTCTCGATTCTCCAAGGGAAGTCGTCAAGGTTGTGGTGAAGGTACGAGTCCCTTGA
- the queF gene encoding preQ(1) synthase, whose translation MTKPTDLADLTLLGKKGVPERKLETFPNHHPTRDYVVTLTTDEFTCVCPATGQPDFAKIKIEYIPDRKIVESKSLKLYFWSFRNEGVFNEHLANVILDDLVDALSPRWCKLTADFAVRGGIAISVVAEHGKR comes from the coding sequence ATGACTAAACCGACCGACCTTGCGGATCTGACGTTGCTCGGAAAGAAGGGAGTTCCTGAGAGGAAACTGGAGACATTTCCCAATCACCATCCCACCCGGGATTATGTGGTCACCCTGACGACGGACGAGTTTACGTGCGTCTGTCCCGCGACAGGGCAGCCCGACTTTGCGAAGATAAAGATCGAATACATTCCCGACAGGAAGATAGTAGAATCAAAGTCGCTCAAGCTTTATTTCTGGTCGTTCCGTAACGAGGGTGTCTTTAACGAGCATCTCGCGAACGTCATACTGGATGACCTCGTCGACGCGCTTTCACCGCGTTGGTGCAAACTGACTGCCGACTTCGCGGTCCGTGGCGGAATCGCGATCAGCGTTGTGGCGGAACACGGCAAGCGATGA